The DNA region TCCTGTTCATTCGGATCGCGACAGATATGTCGGTGGACAGATTCGAACACTTTCTTCATACAACAGGGACTTTAACAGATGCCTTCCTCGCTATTGACGCCTTGGCCAAGGCGATTAATACCTTCATCCGGCTCCATGGCGAAACGGAGCCTACCCCAACCCCCAGCCGTGCGGTCTATTTGGACTCCATTCTGGCTTTCGTCACCCTCGTCCTCAATCACCATCATGTGCAGCGCTCAGAACACTTCAATCAGAGGGTGTTCCATCGTCTCTTGTCGGTCCTGCTCTACGAGATCAGTTCAACCGCAGAGCAGCTTCCTGAGGCTGAGAGGTCTGAAATGTTCCTCAAATTCGCTGCCAGACTTGAAGACCTTGGGCCAAAGTTCCTCCCCGGCTTTGTTTTTGGGTGGCTTTCGCTTCTCCAGCACCGCTCGTTCTTGCCCACAATCATGAAAGATCGTGCTGGATGGGTCGCGTTCACCAGGCTCTTGCAGCTGCTTCTGGAGCATGTCGGAGAGCAAGTCAAGGCGATCGAGCCTTCTAATGTGGCACGAGAGATTTATCGCGCGACGCTGAAGCTGCTCGTCATTCTGCAGCACGATTACTCCGAGTACTTGGCTGCTCATTCGCACCAGCTTACAGCCAGTGTCCCGCCTCACTGTAAACAATTGCTCAACGCCATCCTGACGGCGAACCCAGCGGCCCATCCCAAGATGCCCGATCCATCGTTCCCTGGCTTGCAAATTGACCGGTTAGATGAGGTACGGGACTCGCCTGACAGCCTAGACAACTCTGCAGTTATTTTACGAGACTCGGGCTTGCTTGAAGTTCTTGACCACGCGCTGCAAAACGGCCCCTCGGAAGACACTTTGGCACACATTACTCGGGCCATTGTTGAGAGCCCAAGAGCTGACACCGGCTTCGGACACGTGCCTATCAATGCCAACCTACCGGTGATTGAGGCAGTCACTCTACATGTCGGTAATCATGCTGTCGAGCAATCAACGCAAAAGGGTACCgatgtcttcaacccggccTCATCAGATGTGGCTGTCATGTCTCTACTGCTCCACGAGCTCCCGCCCGAGGCGCGTTACTATCTCATCACCAGCCTAACCAACCAGCTTCGATTTCCGAATGCCCACACCAACTACTTCAGCCGCGTGTTACTGGAAATCTTCGGCCAAGACATGAACGATccggaggagacggagattCGGCAGCAAATTACTCGAGTACTTTGGGAGCGCCTCATTGGCTACTGGCCTCAGCCGTGGGGTCTCATGGTGACGGTTGTCGAACTGCTTAAGAACGAGAAGTACATGTTCTTTGATCTCCCCTTCGTGAAGTCCAACCCAGAGGTAAGTGATTGCGATGGGACCCGATCATGCCGATGCACGCCTTCTTGGTGACTAACAGAAACGCGTTCAGGTCATTGAACGATTTCACGCCATTTTGCAGCGCGCCTAAGAGTTCCTCTGGGTCGGAACAAGCGTAGTAGTTTCAGTCTCTTACATTATGGCGACGTGGGCATGACGCTGGACGTTGTCACATTTGTAACGGCAGGGGAGAGGGAACATCAAACCATATGAGAGATTTCAGGTGGGCAGGTTCTAAAAAGAGACTTGGGCGGTGACTCCCAACTCGAGGCGTTCTATCACGGAGATTGCGGGAGGtaggggtgggggggggggggggaaccTGTAGTATTTACTGTAAGATAATGAGATTCTTGGTGGTCTATTGGACATTTCCCTGCAACTCTGGGGCAAAGAGGAACGTTGCTTCATTATCTTGATCATTGAGGCAGGCCCTTGGGTGTTGTGGAACCTAAAACTGGTTTGCACTCCATCGTTCGATTCGCTGTAGACAACTTTACCCCAGGAACCCCTTCCGCATAACTGGGTCTGTGTGCTGGCTTGTGCACAACTGGTGATCAGTCATCTCTGGAAGCGGAACCTCGCGTGGAAAGATACGCGCGCGGCTGCTTACGAACGGGCGGGTCTCACGGCATTGATTTACAATGATGACGTCAGTGCCATACACCGAAGGAACTGGACGGCAAAAGTCGGTTTAGGCAATTCGCAGTTGACAGCAAGTGTCGCTCTTAGTTGCACTTGCGACTCTTGTGAAATTCATATATGAAAACCGACCTTGCCCTGCAGTCCTGCCGGTCCCTGTCTAGCCATACGATAATCAAGACAGTCTGGCAATTTGCACTATCTACACAGACGCATGTGTTGCCGAATGTTACCAAGCGACTGCAAGCATAGACAACCAACCGGTAAACAACTGCCTTTCGCAATGGCCACCAACTCCCCATTCTATACCTACGTTAGCCCTGGCGAGGGTTACGAAGACGCCCCTCCATTGCCTAACGAGCTTGACGAAGATGGGAAAAGCTTGAAGAACCCGCTACGAGAGGGCCTGAGCAAGGCTTACGAGATTTTTCCGGTCCCTTTGGACAATGGACACAGAGGAGGCTTGTCAGTAGCATTTCGGCTCTCTCAAAAGCCAGACACATGGCTTCTTACACTACGTTGCAGCGATGTCCATATTTATCATTTTCAAAACAACCCTGAGCAAGTCAAATATGCCAAAAATCTCTGGGAGCGCATTCGACGAGAGTGTAAAACACTCATGCCTCAGGTCAGTCGACAAAAACTGAACGTATACTGACGCTAATCCAG from Colletotrichum higginsianum IMI 349063 chromosome 4, whole genome shotgun sequence includes:
- a CDS encoding Dopa 4,5-dioxygenase encodes the protein MCCRMLPSDCKHRQPTGKQLPFAMATNSPFYTYVSPGEGYEDAPPLPNELDEDGKSLKNPLREGLSKAYEIFPVPLDNGHRGGFDVHIYHFQNNPEQVKYAKNLWERIRREFPELRIYRFWEKPVGPHPVAMFEVNLFTPAQFGAFVPWLAIYRGPLSVLIHPNTTEEGFDHNATELRNHTQRAIWMGERLPLDTSIFYRT